A window of Pirellula sp. SH-Sr6A contains these coding sequences:
- a CDS encoding lactate racemase domain-containing protein has product MCQRLLDEARDRLGCDFRRVLLLPPDLTRAHSGAGWITECLYKLLPANCDTHVIPTLGQHVPHTEAENKWMFGSIPNERIHAHDWRGGVTRVGVIPGDLVADTTNGIADWDIPVDLNSMTVNEPWDLIINIGHVVPHEVLGFANHNKNYFIGLGGKELICASHMAAGVYGIENNLGKLITPLRACYNWAEDQFLSRLPDVYLQVVMARNEENKLVHTGVYVGDDLETYLMAARASKAQNITVFEKPVKKIVAVMQEDEFRATWVANKAVYRTRMAMADEGELLIIAPGVERFGEQPEVDRLIRKYGYRPRLEILDLYKHNADMQDIGHGTAHLIHGTSDGRFTIRYAPGKLSRSEVEQVGYAFADIAEVTQRYDAGKMKEGWNTMHDGEEVFFISTPSAGLWSTREKLGQRESIVA; this is encoded by the coding sequence ATGTGTCAGCGATTACTCGATGAAGCTAGGGACCGCCTGGGTTGCGATTTTCGTAGGGTGTTACTTCTTCCGCCAGATCTCACTCGGGCTCACAGCGGCGCGGGATGGATTACCGAATGTCTTTACAAACTGTTGCCAGCCAATTGCGATACCCACGTGATTCCGACGCTCGGTCAGCACGTGCCGCACACGGAGGCAGAAAACAAATGGATGTTCGGATCTATTCCCAATGAACGAATCCACGCCCACGACTGGCGAGGCGGAGTCACACGTGTTGGAGTTATCCCTGGTGACTTGGTTGCAGATACAACTAATGGCATTGCCGATTGGGATATCCCGGTCGATCTAAACTCGATGACTGTCAACGAGCCATGGGATCTCATTATCAACATCGGTCACGTTGTACCTCATGAAGTGCTGGGGTTTGCGAACCACAACAAAAATTACTTTATAGGTTTGGGCGGAAAAGAACTGATTTGCGCTTCGCATATGGCCGCGGGGGTCTATGGAATTGAGAACAACCTTGGGAAACTGATCACTCCCTTGCGAGCATGTTACAACTGGGCTGAAGATCAATTTCTTTCGCGATTGCCAGATGTGTACTTGCAGGTCGTTATGGCGCGCAATGAAGAGAACAAGCTTGTTCACACCGGGGTTTATGTCGGAGACGATCTCGAAACGTATTTGATGGCTGCCCGCGCGAGCAAAGCTCAGAACATCACTGTATTTGAGAAACCGGTAAAGAAGATCGTCGCCGTGATGCAGGAAGATGAGTTTCGAGCCACATGGGTTGCAAATAAGGCTGTCTATCGAACCCGGATGGCCATGGCCGATGAAGGGGAACTGCTGATCATCGCCCCTGGTGTGGAAAGGTTCGGTGAGCAGCCTGAGGTAGACCGACTTATAAGGAAGTACGGATATCGCCCCAGACTCGAGATCTTAGACCTTTACAAGCATAACGCGGACATGCAGGACATTGGCCACGGTACGGCGCACTTGATTCATGGTACGAGCGACGGGCGATTCACAATCAGGTATGCGCCTGGAAAGCTATCGCGATCAGAAGTCGAACAAGTAGGGTATGCGTTCGCGGATATCGCCGAGGTTACACAGCGTTATGATGCGGGCAAAATGAAGGAAGGTTGGAACACAATGCACGATGGAGAAGAAGTTTTCTTCATCAGTACGCCATCAGCAGGACTATGGTCGACACGTGAAAAGCTCGGCCAGCGTGAGTCGATCGTCGCGTAG